A single genomic interval of Sphingobacteriales bacterium harbors:
- a CDS encoding CHAT domain-containing protein yields the protein MLKNTPPLTSTRSVEAANAILEQITALVPLAKHNEIISLCTQILPVYQQAQTYEPWATAAIALGNAHYATNQQNKVIETANNAIAVITKYLGEDYPLLINCYNLLGAAYATKGFYEKGIIYFKKTLQLCKLQSPAKHGLIYSLYINIATAYEKKMQLSYAVSYINQAFNYNKKHQASQNPLALINCYAILGSCYFGLDEKELAMASIDNSINLIKEHLSSKDFYLANSLNLKSNFCTNPKQALKLAKKALAVLFAINQHVSDLGGCTLRSIGLIFSFLRKNRLAEHYFKQSIKIFDAHFGSMHPYTASSYFFLGAMLFFKDDYNGALHYLQQALYKNNVIFDPAPASTNYYQLPKYHQYMDGITFLETISCKIKVVYSIYEEDEEQNFNYLLAALGHGVAAGHIVDNMRQQFLDTDNLMVFAKKVKKELDPVLHVCHHAQQVISSKKIQLTPAGAEMGYTLPNHAYELAFRTTEQCKAAALLGNVKERTAQFGSNIPEALIEQARNLRIELTYLEKCIQQEKTRNTKHTLEQANETLQNLQAQFFTHKLAYDELIARFETEYPDYYLLKYQTETVSIPEIQAALAPQQILIEYHVAQNNEVYIFAISRNEVFFIEQTTTNKFGNLSLNDAIENFLLFGIEDKHKTEYENLGYQLYQLLVEPVVKHFMVEADTSLIIIPDDFLAKLPFEALLTQPTARRTPYLNMPYLINLFNISYHFSATLWHYYQQNKQAQKPISQQGFIGFAPVYAAPPAAAPALNINNNAQDADELITQTQAIAMLRSKRRKRKNIGQIFRKNTYRSTQINGINCAALPYSELEITEVHQIFSHHQLPAESVLHEAATLPNFIRKVGQYKYVLLAGHGDYDPNCPNLSGFLFSPADNNQYLDYVLRLTDAYNLQLNADLVVLSCCDSGVGKLTQGEGVLAMNRGFLYAGSRNVIFTLFKVHDKESYLLTKQLFINILKGQTYAQALRQAKLSLITQGYLPQNWAGYVLIGE from the coding sequence ATGCTCAAAAATACCCCCCCACTCACTTCAACACGCAGCGTTGAGGCAGCCAATGCCATTTTAGAACAAATAACCGCTTTGGTGCCATTGGCCAAACACAACGAAATTATATCGCTTTGCACCCAAATTTTACCTGTTTACCAACAAGCCCAAACTTACGAGCCATGGGCTACAGCAGCTATAGCTTTAGGTAATGCCCACTACGCTACCAACCAGCAAAATAAAGTTATTGAAACAGCCAATAATGCAATTGCCGTAATAACAAAATATTTGGGCGAAGATTATCCGTTATTAATAAACTGCTACAACCTATTAGGTGCTGCTTATGCCACCAAAGGTTTTTACGAAAAGGGAATTATATATTTTAAAAAAACGTTACAACTATGCAAATTGCAATCGCCGGCTAAACATGGCTTAATTTACTCATTGTATATTAATATTGCAACTGCCTACGAAAAGAAAATGCAATTAAGTTATGCCGTTTCTTATATAAATCAAGCCTTTAACTATAATAAAAAACACCAGGCTTCGCAAAACCCCTTGGCCTTGATAAATTGTTATGCCATATTGGGCTCGTGTTATTTTGGTTTAGACGAGAAAGAATTAGCTATGGCAAGCATTGACAATTCTATAAACTTAATTAAAGAGCACTTGAGCAGTAAAGATTTTTATTTGGCCAATAGCTTGAACCTAAAATCTAATTTTTGCACTAACCCTAAACAGGCATTAAAACTGGCTAAAAAAGCGTTAGCGGTGCTATTTGCCATTAATCAACATGTTAGCGATTTAGGGGGATGTACTTTGCGCTCGATAGGACTAATATTTAGTTTTTTAAGGAAAAATCGCCTTGCTGAGCATTACTTTAAACAATCAATAAAAATTTTTGATGCTCATTTTGGAAGTATGCACCCCTATACTGCCAGTAGCTATTTCTTTTTGGGGGCAATGTTGTTTTTTAAAGATGATTATAACGGAGCATTACACTATTTGCAGCAAGCACTTTATAAAAACAATGTAATTTTTGACCCAGCACCCGCATCAACCAATTATTACCAACTACCTAAATACCATCAATACATGGATGGTATTACATTTTTAGAAACAATTAGCTGTAAAATAAAAGTGGTTTACTCAATTTATGAAGAAGACGAAGAACAAAATTTTAACTATTTGTTAGCTGCATTGGGGCACGGCGTGGCGGCAGGGCATATTGTTGATAATATGAGGCAACAGTTTTTAGATACCGATAATTTAATGGTCTTTGCCAAAAAAGTCAAAAAAGAATTGGACCCTGTTTTGCATGTTTGCCACCACGCCCAGCAGGTTATTAGTTCAAAAAAAATACAACTAACGCCAGCAGGTGCCGAAATGGGTTATACATTGCCCAACCACGCCTACGAGTTGGCTTTTAGAACCACAGAGCAATGCAAGGCCGCAGCATTATTGGGTAATGTTAAAGAGCGCACAGCACAATTTGGCAGTAATATTCCGGAAGCGTTAATTGAGCAAGCGCGTAATTTGCGCATCGAGTTAACCTATTTAGAAAAGTGCATTCAACAAGAAAAAACAAGAAATACCAAGCACACATTAGAACAAGCCAATGAAACCTTACAAAACTTGCAAGCGCAATTTTTTACGCATAAATTGGCTTACGATGAATTAATTGCCCGCTTTGAAACCGAGTATCCGGACTATTACTTACTAAAATACCAAACGGAGACTGTCTCAATTCCGGAAATACAAGCCGCATTAGCACCTCAACAAATTCTAATTGAATATCATGTAGCGCAAAACAACGAGGTGTATATTTTTGCTATTTCGCGCAACGAAGTGTTTTTTATTGAACAAACAACCACCAATAAATTTGGCAATTTATCATTAAACGATGCTATTGAAAACTTTTTGCTGTTTGGTATTGAAGATAAGCACAAAACCGAATATGAAAATTTAGGCTACCAACTTTACCAATTATTAGTTGAGCCGGTTGTTAAACATTTTATGGTAGAAGCCGATACTTCGCTGATTATAATTCCGGATGATTTTTTAGCCAAACTACCCTTTGAAGCGCTACTTACCCAGCCTACCGCACGCCGCACGCCCTACCTGAACATGCCCTATTTAATCAACTTGTTTAATATTAGTTACCATTTTTCAGCTACGCTTTGGCATTACTACCAACAAAACAAACAAGCGCAAAAACCTATCAGCCAGCAAGGGTTTATTGGTTTTGCCCCCGTATATGCTGCCCCGCCTGCTGCCGCTCCAGCATTAAATATTAATAATAATGCTCAAGATGCCGACGAACTAATAACGCAAACTCAAGCTATTGCAATGCTGCGCTCTAAGAGGCGAAAACGCAAAAATATAGGTCAAATTTTCCGGAAAAATACCTATCGTTCAACGCAAATAAATGGCATAAATTGCGCTGCTTTACCCTACAGCGAACTCGAAATTACCGAAGTACATCAAATTTTTAGCCACCACCAACTGCCCGCCGAGTCGGTTTTGCACGAGGCGGCTACTTTGCCAAATTTTATTCGAAAAGTGGGGCAATATAAATATGTACTGCTTGCAGGGCATGGCGACTACGACCCCAACTGCCCCAATTTGTCGGGTTTTTTATTTAGCCCTGCCGATAACAACCAATACCTCGATTATGTGCTGCGTTTAACCGATGCTTATAATTTACAACTTAATGCCGACTTGGTGGTGCTTAGTTGTTGCGATAGCGGCGTAGGAAAACTTACCCAAGGCGAGGGTGTTTTGGCAATGAACAGAGGGTTTTTATATGCCGGCTCAAGAAATGTGATTTTTACTTTGTTTAAAGTTCACGACAAAGAATCGTATTTACTTACAAAACAGTTGTTTATAAATATTTTAAAAGGGCAAACTTATGCCCAAGCACTTAGGCAAGCAAAACTTAGCTTAATTACACAAGGGTATCTACCACAAAACTGGGCGGGTTATGTGTTAATTGGCGAATAA